In Candidatus Cloacimonadota bacterium, the following proteins share a genomic window:
- a CDS encoding CPBP family intramembrane metalloprotease, protein MNNSESMENRKKLSAVSLVPFFLITFVIAWGVLGLYVFYNEGMTKVFGQLSGTHPLFFLAVWAPAIAAFAVITIKQGFSGLKRFIARIKIFKCSVSWCLFIFVAIPLVFYVGAAIKGTLFTEPFPISGGILSILTALILSVIMGPIEEFGWRGFALPLMQRHIAPLWAGIILGFIWGIWHLPAFLISGTQQSAWSFAPFFLGTIAISVLATALFNASKGSILLAAILHFQFMNPIWPDAQPYDSYLLIVVTAVVVWLNRKTMFTRSGSITTVVSESDLNNG, encoded by the coding sequence ATGAACAATAGTGAATCTATGGAAAACCGTAAAAAACTGTCAGCCGTTTCTCTGGTGCCTTTCTTCCTTATTACCTTTGTTATTGCCTGGGGCGTTCTGGGACTATACGTCTTTTATAACGAAGGTATGACAAAGGTATTCGGGCAGTTGAGTGGAACGCATCCACTGTTCTTTCTTGCAGTCTGGGCTCCTGCTATAGCAGCCTTTGCTGTTATTACAATAAAACAAGGCTTTTCAGGTCTAAAGCGTTTCATTGCGCGAATTAAAATATTCAAGTGTAGTGTGAGCTGGTGTCTGTTTATATTTGTTGCCATTCCACTTGTCTTTTATGTAGGAGCAGCTATAAAGGGAACCCTTTTCACAGAGCCATTTCCGATTTCGGGAGGTATATTGTCAATATTGACTGCCTTGATTTTATCTGTAATCATGGGTCCTATTGAAGAGTTCGGTTGGCGGGGTTTTGCCCTTCCTTTGATGCAGAGACATATCGCTCCTTTATGGGCTGGGATAATACTCGGTTTTATCTGGGGAATATGGCATCTTCCTGCATTTTTGATAAGTGGAACTCAGCAGAGTGCCTGGTCGTTCGCACCCTTTTTTCTTGGCACTATCGCGATAAGCGTGCTTGCAACGGCACTGTTTAATGCATCCAAAGGAAGTATTTTATTAGCTGCTATATTGCATTTTCAGTTCATGAATCCCATCTGGCCGGATGCTCAGCCCTACGATTCATATTTATTAATAGTTGTCACTGCAGTTGTAGTATGGCTCAACCGGAAAACAATGTTTACGCGAAGTGGCTCAATTACAACTGTAGTTTCTGAAAGTGATTTGAATAACGGGTGA
- a CDS encoding beta-lactamase family protein: MKILLILISLNFGMALYPQNSDRSAALKTEFQRELASLYEQYDFPGATAAYILPDGSVETFAVGYADVENNLKMKPGSRMLAASIGKTFVGATVLALAQEKVLSLDDPISKWLSNEPWFSDLPNHNEITIRQLLNHTSGIGNHVYEEAFAEAFKKNWQTGKNPFTPEKLISYILKKEPLFQPGKGWSYSDTGYIITGLIIEKVTGNSYYQEVKDRFLEPLNLAKTEPSNSLELENLAAGYMAADNSFNLPAKTTGEPEVMVWHPGIEWTGGGLISNPGDLVIWGKSLYEGKAMKGNYTEELLKFVPVSTESQDTQYAIAVALYKSDEFGNVYGHSGWIPGYSSKLRYYPEYKTAIAFQINTDIGIVDDSTKLFEEMEANLAVTVIKHIKK; the protein is encoded by the coding sequence ATGAAAATATTACTTATCCTTATTTCTTTGAATTTTGGAATGGCATTATATCCGCAAAACTCAGATCGATCAGCTGCTTTGAAAACAGAATTTCAAAGAGAACTCGCATCTCTATATGAGCAATATGATTTTCCCGGTGCTACAGCTGCTTATATCTTACCTGACGGCTCAGTTGAAACCTTTGCAGTAGGTTATGCTGATGTTGAAAATAACCTGAAAATGAAACCGGGATCAAGAATGTTGGCAGCAAGTATAGGAAAGACGTTTGTCGGGGCAACTGTGCTGGCACTTGCTCAGGAAAAAGTTCTAAGCCTTGATGATCCCATATCCAAATGGTTAAGTAACGAGCCCTGGTTCTCAGATCTTCCCAATCACAACGAGATTACAATTCGTCAGCTTCTTAATCATACATCGGGAATAGGAAACCATGTTTATGAAGAAGCTTTTGCAGAGGCTTTCAAAAAAAACTGGCAGACAGGCAAGAATCCATTTACACCTGAAAAATTGATTTCCTATATTCTGAAAAAAGAACCTTTATTTCAGCCTGGAAAGGGATGGTCTTACAGCGATACCGGCTACATTATAACTGGATTGATCATTGAAAAAGTTACCGGCAACAGTTATTATCAGGAAGTCAAAGATAGATTTCTTGAGCCGCTGAATTTAGCAAAAACGGAACCGTCAAATTCTCTTGAATTAGAGAATCTCGCTGCAGGATATATGGCAGCTGACAACAGCTTCAATCTGCCAGCTAAAACAACTGGTGAACCTGAAGTTATGGTATGGCATCCGGGTATTGAATGGACAGGTGGCGGATTGATAAGCAATCCTGGTGATCTGGTTATCTGGGGCAAATCCTTGTATGAAGGAAAGGCAATGAAAGGTAACTATACAGAAGAACTTCTGAAATTCGTTCCTGTAAGTACTGAATCTCAAGATACTCAATATGCGATTGCCGTAGCTCTTTATAAGAGCGATGAATTTGGAAACGTATACGGGCACAGCGGCTGGATACCGGGCTACAGTTCAAAGCTGCGTTATTATCCTGAGTATAAGACAGCTATAGCCTTTCAGATCAATACAGATATCGGCATAGTCGATGATTCAACAAAGCTATTTGAAGAAATGGAAGCTAATTTAGCTGTAACTGTTATTAAACACATAAAAAAATAA